The sequence TCTATACCCTGCAGGCGGCGTTCACGGCGGCGCTGTTGGGTGCAACCCTGGCGGTGGGGGGCAGCCGGCTGCGCCAGGGGCGCGGGCCGTCGGCCCGGTTGATCGGCCTCACCCTGGCCGTGATCCTGGGCCTGGCTCTGACCCATCACCTGACGGTCGTCCTCCTCCTCCCCGGCATCGTCCTCTACCTCCTCCTCGTGCGTCCGGATGTGTTCGGCTTCCGCCGCTTGCTCAGGCTGGCGCCCTGGCTGCTGATCCCACTGCTCCTCTATCTTTATGTGCCGTTGCGGGCCTCATCCAGCCCCTGGCTGCACCAGCCTCTGGCGCCCGGCCTGACGCTGGATCTCTTCGACGAGAGTGCGGCCGGGGTGCTGCGCTTCATCCTCGGCCTGGGCTTTGCCCCCAGTTTCCACGGCCCAGCGGCGGCGCTGGCGCAGGTTCCGATGGCGGCGCAGGCATTTCTGGCCCATTTCGGCTGGGTTGGGCTGGCGCTCATCGTCCTCGGCCTCGTCGCCCTGGCGTTGGAAGACCAGTTGCCGGCGCTGATTCTCACCAGCGTCAGCTTCCTTTGCGGCGTGGTCTTCAACCTCTTCTATGGCATCAAGGACATCGCCGCCTTCTACATCCCCGCCTATCTCATCGCCACCCTCTGGCTGGGGCTGGGCCTGGCCTATGTGATCGAGTTGGCGACGCGGGCGATCAGCACCCGTCTGCGGACTTTCCTGCTGCCATTCGCCGCCTTGATCCTCATCCTACCCTACCTGCTGTTCGTGGCCTACCGCCCGCAATTCGACCGGGCGCGGGCCTATGAGACGGCCCTGCGCTGGCTCGACATCCTGGCCCTGCCCCTGCCCGCCGATGCCATCCTCGTCAGCAACGACCGCGACGAGATGACGCCGATGCTCTATTTCCAGCAGGTCGAAGGCCGGGCGCCGGCGATGTCGGCCATCTTCCCGCTCATCAGCCCTGACCCCGCCTGGGCCGACCTCAACACCACTCTCGCCACCGCCCTCTCGACCGGTCGACCCGTCTACACGATCAAGCCCATGCCCGGCGTCGAGGCGCTTTTCCAGGTGGATGCCAGCATGGATGCGGCAAGCGCCGGCGTCATAGCTATCGACGGCCCCCATCCCACACCCGACCCCAGCTTCGAAAGCCCCTACGGCCCCTACCTGCGCTGGCTGAACATCGACTGGTCGGGCAACACCGCCCCCGGC is a genomic window of Caldilineales bacterium containing:
- a CDS encoding DUF2723 domain-containing protein gives rise to the protein MRPRSLLPALILGLAAFLAYRLTAAPAVLPGDAGEFQFTMPLAGLSHPTGYPLYHLLGWVWTRLYQANPAQGANHFSALWGGVAVGLFYLLAYEALKQLTTHLRWQRGAGWLAALAAVVFAANPTLWAQATQAEVYTLQAAFTAALLGATLAVGGSRLRQGRGPSARLIGLTLAVILGLALTHHLTVVLLLPGIVLYLLLVRPDVFGFRRLLRLAPWLLIPLLLYLYVPLRASSSPWLHQPLAPGLTLDLFDESAAGVLRFILGLGFAPSFHGPAAALAQVPMAAQAFLAHFGWVGLALIVLGLVALALEDQLPALILTSVSFLCGVVFNLFYGIKDIAAFYIPAYLIATLWLGLGLAYVIELATRAISTRLRTFLLPFAALILILPYLLFVAYRPQFDRARAYETALRWLDILALPLPADAILVSNDRDEMTPMLYFQQVEGRAPAMSAIFPLISPDPAWADLNTTLATALSTGRPVYTIKPMPGVEALFQVDASMDAASAGVIAIDGPHPTPDPSFESPYGPYLRWLNIDWSGNTAPGGEMDVTLIWRVTQTPPTAWHSFLHLLDASGNKVAQADDHRPGGFYLPAPLWRPGDVVHDAFRLPIPADLPPGDYTLVTGFYDPATGERMADPLTVASVRSP